The window CCTCGTTGAGCGCGTCTTTCAGCGTCTTGCTGCCCGACTCGACGGGCACCACGGTGGCGCCCAGCAGCTTCATGCGAAAGACGTTGGGGCTCTGGCGCTTGACGTCCTCGCTGCCCATGTAGACCACGCATTCGAGTCCGTAGCGCGCGCAGATGGTGGCCGTGGCCACGCCGTGCTGGCCCGCGCCGGTTTCGGCGATCACACGGGGCTTGCCCATGCGCTTGGCCAGCATGGCCTGGCCGATCACGTTGTTGATCTTGTGGGCGCCGGTGTGGTTGAGGTCTTCGCGCTTGAGGTAGATCT of the Neosynechococcus sphagnicola sy1 genome contains:
- a CDS encoding pyridoxal-phosphate dependent enzyme codes for the protein MNSYQQPDASGHFGPYGGSFVSETLTHAIQELRDAYARYQNDPDFLAEFAYELKHFVGRPSPVYHAARTSRELGGAQIYLKREDLNHTGAHKINNVIGQAMLAKRMGKPRVIAETGAGQHGVATATICARYGLECVVYMGSEDVKRQSPNVFRMKLLGATVVPVESGSKTLKDALNE